The following proteins come from a genomic window of Nymphalis io chromosome 6, ilAglIoxx1.1, whole genome shotgun sequence:
- the LOC126769284 gene encoding proliferation-associated protein 2G4 yields the protein MADDKEVEKTIAEDLVVTKYKLAGQIVNRVLEQVITKCIPDASAREICEFGDRLLLEETSKVFKKEKDSKKGIAFSTCVSVNNCICHFSPIPSESDYILKQGDLAKIDLGAHIDGFIAVVAHTVAVGGGEVTGRAADVLLAAHLASEAALRLLRPGNENYAVTDAVQKISAEYACKPIEGMLSHQLKQFRIDGEKSIIQNPSEAQRKEHEKATFETYEVYAMDVLISTGEGVGREMDTRCTIYKKTDEVYQLKLKASRMFYSEVRNKHGSMPFNLRSFDKETSARLGVVECVNHKLIEPFQVLYERPGEIVAQFKFTALLLPSGTHRITGLPFDKSQCKTERTIKDPELNTLLNSSAKSNKKKKKKTGAEEPMEVETAA from the exons ATGGCTGACGATAAAGAAGTGGAAAAAACTATTGCAGAAGACTTGGTTGTTACCAAGTATAAGTTAGCAGGACAAATTGTCAATC GCGTTTTGGAGCAAGTTATTACGAAATGCATACCTGACGCGTCTGCGCGTGAAATATGTGAATTTGGAGACAGGTTGCTACTTGAGGAAACTTCCAAAgtgtttaaaaaagaaaaggatTCAAAGAAAGGCATTGCTTTTTCGACATGCGTTTccgtaaataattgtatatgccATTTTTCACCTATACCTAGCGAATCTGATTACATCCTGAAACAGGGAGACCTTGCTAAAAT TGATTTGGGTGCCCACATAGATGGTTTCATTGCTGTTGTAGCACACACAGTTGCAGTCGGTGGCGGTGAGGTCACTGGCCGCGCAGCAGATGTTCTTCTTGCTGCCCATTTGGCTAGTGAAGCCGCCTTGAGGTTACTTAGACCTGGTAATGAG AACTATGCTGTAACAGATGCAGTCCAAAAGATAAGTGCCGAATATGCATGCAAGCCAATAGAAGGCATGTTATCACATCAACTAAAACAATTTCGTATTGATGGTGAAAAGAGCATCATCCAGAATCCATCAGAGGCACAACGAAAGGAACATGAGAAGGCAACCTTTGAAACCTATGAAGTTTATGCTATGGATGTGCTCATTTCAACTGGAGAAGGTGTT gGTCGTGAAATGGACACAAGATGTACAATATACAAGAAAACTGATGAAGTCTATCAACTCAAGTTAAAAGCCTCTAGAATGTTTTACAGTGAG GTTAGAAACAAACATGGATCAATGCCTTTCAATCTACGTAGTTTCGATAAAGAGACAAGTGCAAGACTTGGCGTTGTTGAATGTGTTAACCACAAACTCATTGAGCCTTTTCAG GTGCTTTATGAACGACCAGGTGAAATTGTAGCACAGTTTAAATTCACTGCTTTATTGCTTCCAAGTGGTACGCACCGCATCACGGGACTCCCCTTCGATAAGAGTCAGTGTAAAACTGAACGCACCATTAAGGACCCTGAACTGAAT ACCCTTCTGAACTCTTCcgcaaaatcaaataaaaagaagaaaaagaaaactGGAGCCGAGGAACCAATGGAAGTTGAAACAGCTGCCTAG
- the LOC126769302 gene encoding MICOS complex subunit MIC13 homolog QIL1, which translates to MLKFGIKSAILGSAVYYTIDKGVWKDSATTNELYEELEKGVSPYVGEFKKQIPYELPPLPSNDRLTYLFKYYWNSGVKATFTFLVDFPTHASNAATKSYNYISAALEPVEPSPTTSQEKAK; encoded by the exons ATGttgaa ATTCGGTATAAAATCAGCAATTCTAGGATCAGCCGTTTATTATACCATTGATAAAGGTGTATGGAAGGATAGCGCAACAACAAACGAACTTTACGAAGAATTAGAAAAGGGGGTGTCTCCTTATGTAGGAGAATTCAAAAAGCAAATTCCTTATGAG CTACCTCCTCTGCCCTCAAATGACCGgttgacatatttatttaaatattactggaaCAGTGGAGTTAAGGCTACATTTACCTTTCTAGTTGATTTTCCAACTCACGCATCTAATGCAGCAACGAAATCCTATAATTACATTTCTGCTGCATTAGAACCTGTTGAaccaagccctaccactagtcaAGAAAAGGCAAAAtga
- the LOC126769286 gene encoding glycerol-3-phosphate dehydrogenase [NAD(+)], cytoplasmic isoform X2, producing MAEGQIKNRVCIVGSGNWGSAIAKIVGRNAARLPNFEDRVTMWVYEEMIEGKKLTEIINETHENVKYLPGHKLPANVVAVPELVDAAKDADLLIFVVPHQFVRTICSTLLGKIKPTAAALSLIKGFDIAEGGGIDLISHIITRCLKIPCAVLMGANIASEVAEEKFCETTIGCRDVMLAPMMRDIIQTEYFRVVVVDDEDAVEICGALKNIVAVGAGFVDGLGFGDNTKAAVIRLGLMEMIKFVDVFYPGSKLSTFFESCGVADLITTCYGGRNRRVAEAFVKTGRSIKELEDEMLNGQKLQGPITAEEVNHMLANKNMENKFPLFTAVFRICRGELKPSDFIDCIRSHPEHMVRVA from the exons ATGGCTGAGGGGCAAATAAAGAATCGTGTTTGTATTGTGGGTTCAGGAAATTG GGGTTCTGCAATTGCTAAAATTGTTGGGCGCAATGCAGCACGCCTTCCTAATTTCGAGGACAGGGTTACTATGTGGGTGTATGAGGAGATGATTGAAGGGAAAAAGCTAACAGAAATTATAAACGAGACCCATgagaatgtaaaatatttaccgGGACACAAACTACCTGCTAATGTT GTTGCCGTACCAGAGCTAGTAGATGCAGCTAAAGATGCagacttattaatatttgttgttcCTCACCAATTTGTGCGAACCATATGCTCTACattattaggtaaaataaaaccTACAGCAGCTGCACTTTCACTTATTAAG GGCTTTGACATTGCGGAGGGCGGTGGCATTGACTTGATCTCGCATATCATTACGAGATGCCTGAAAATTCCTTGCGCCGTCTTAATGGGTGCCAACATTGCTTCAGAG GTCGCTGAAGAGAAATTCTGCGAGACGACTATCGGTTGCCGCGATGTGATGCTGGCTCCGATGATGAGGGACATCATTCAGACTGAGTATTTCCGGGTCGTGGTCGTCGACGACGAGGACGCGGTCGAGATCTGCGGGGCCTTGAAG aatATTGTCGCTGTTGGCGCCGGTTTTGTAGATGGTCTCGGTTTCGGCGACAACACGAAGGCCGCGGTTATCAGACTGGGTCTCATGGAGATGATCAAGTTCGTAGACGTCTTTTATCCTGGAAGTAAACTCAGCACCTTCTTCGAGTCATGTGGCGTCGCTGACCTGATTACCACATGTTACG GTGGCAGAAATAGAAGAGTGGCTGAGGCATTCGTCAAAACTGGCCGTTCGATCAAGGAGTTAGAAGATGAAATGCTAAACGGTCAGAAGCTTCAAGGACCCATCACTGCTGAGGAGGTCAACCACATGCTTGCCAACAAGAATATGGAAAACAA ATTCCCACTTTTCACCGCCGTTTTCCGCATCTGCCGAGGAGAGCTGAAGCCCAGCGACTTTATCGACTGCATCCGCAGCCATCCGGAACACAT GGTAAGAGTCGCCTAG
- the LOC126769286 gene encoding glycerol-3-phosphate dehydrogenase [NAD(+)], cytoplasmic isoform X1: MAEGQIKNRVCIVGSGNWGSAIAKIVGRNAARLPNFEDRVTMWVYEEMIEGKKLTEIINETHENVKYLPGHKLPANVVAVPELVDAAKDADLLIFVVPHQFVRTICSTLLGKIKPTAAALSLIKGFDIAEGGGIDLISHIITRCLKIPCAVLMGANIASEVAEEKFCETTIGCRDVMLAPMMRDIIQTEYFRVVVVDDEDAVEICGALKNIVAVGAGFVDGLGFGDNTKAAVIRLGLMEMIKFVDVFYPGSKLSTFFESCGVADLITTCYGGRNRRVAEAFVKTGRSIKELEDEMLNGQKLQGPITAEEVNHMLANKNMENKFPLFTAVFRICRGELKPSDFIDCIRSHPEHMKQVAPKCSL; this comes from the exons ATGGCTGAGGGGCAAATAAAGAATCGTGTTTGTATTGTGGGTTCAGGAAATTG GGGTTCTGCAATTGCTAAAATTGTTGGGCGCAATGCAGCACGCCTTCCTAATTTCGAGGACAGGGTTACTATGTGGGTGTATGAGGAGATGATTGAAGGGAAAAAGCTAACAGAAATTATAAACGAGACCCATgagaatgtaaaatatttaccgGGACACAAACTACCTGCTAATGTT GTTGCCGTACCAGAGCTAGTAGATGCAGCTAAAGATGCagacttattaatatttgttgttcCTCACCAATTTGTGCGAACCATATGCTCTACattattaggtaaaataaaaccTACAGCAGCTGCACTTTCACTTATTAAG GGCTTTGACATTGCGGAGGGCGGTGGCATTGACTTGATCTCGCATATCATTACGAGATGCCTGAAAATTCCTTGCGCCGTCTTAATGGGTGCCAACATTGCTTCAGAG GTCGCTGAAGAGAAATTCTGCGAGACGACTATCGGTTGCCGCGATGTGATGCTGGCTCCGATGATGAGGGACATCATTCAGACTGAGTATTTCCGGGTCGTGGTCGTCGACGACGAGGACGCGGTCGAGATCTGCGGGGCCTTGAAG aatATTGTCGCTGTTGGCGCCGGTTTTGTAGATGGTCTCGGTTTCGGCGACAACACGAAGGCCGCGGTTATCAGACTGGGTCTCATGGAGATGATCAAGTTCGTAGACGTCTTTTATCCTGGAAGTAAACTCAGCACCTTCTTCGAGTCATGTGGCGTCGCTGACCTGATTACCACATGTTACG GTGGCAGAAATAGAAGAGTGGCTGAGGCATTCGTCAAAACTGGCCGTTCGATCAAGGAGTTAGAAGATGAAATGCTAAACGGTCAGAAGCTTCAAGGACCCATCACTGCTGAGGAGGTCAACCACATGCTTGCCAACAAGAATATGGAAAACAA ATTCCCACTTTTCACCGCCGTTTTCCGCATCTGCCGAGGAGAGCTGAAGCCCAGCGACTTTATCGACTGCATCCGCAGCCATCCGGAACACAT GAAACAAGTGGCGCCTAAATGCTCTCTGTGA
- the LOC126769288 gene encoding methionyl-tRNA formyltransferase, mitochondrial → MTAKIHNRLQFLPKLFIKEKYYYFHKIHSRTYYNVLFFGSDLISLKSLQKVNQFKKSENLIKQLDLVTANSSKSKTIIEKYAHTENIQLLQWPNLNIINNEYDIGIIVAFGHLIKDDVLNKFPLGMVNVHPSLLPRWRGAAPIIHTLLHGDEIAGVSLMKIKPNIFDVGEIISQQKVSISKDIKLPELTDQLSDIGANMLVECLRTLPECLTKAKPQNNEGVTYAKKIHKGISEVRWSDMSSREVYNLYRAIYGLYPLSTKFRDKQIKLFHAFLIDKDPEYTNKSVGSLEYCENTKAIRILCKDKRFIYFKTLRILGKREISALDFYNGYIKNVALDIRKIVIC, encoded by the exons ATGACTGCAAAAATTCATAATCGCCTACAGTTTTTaccaaaactttttataaaagaaaagtattattattttcataaaattcacTCTAGGACATATTATAACGTCCTTTTCTTCGGTTCTGACCTAATATCACTTAAAAGCTTACAAAAAGTTAACCAATTTAA AAAAAGTGAGAACCTCATCAAGCAGTTGGATCTGGTTACTGCAAACAGCAGTAAAAGTAAAACAATCATTGAAAAATATGCACACacagaaaatatacaattattgcaATGGCCCAAtttgaacattataaataatgaatacgaCATAGGAATTATTGTAGCATTTGGCCATTTAATAAAAGATGATGTTCTTAACAAATTTCCtct agGCATGGTCAATGTCCACCCGAGTCTACTACCTCGATGGCGCGGAGCAGCTCCTATCATTCATACACTGCTACACGGAGATGAAATCGCTGGTGTCTCTCTTATGAAAATTAAACCCAATATATTTGATGTTG GTGAGATAATAAGTCAGCAAAAAGTATCAATTTCCAAAGACATCAAACTACCAGAGCTTACTGACCAGTTGTCAGATATTGGTGCCAATATGCTTGTGGAGTGTTTGAGAACCTTACCCGAATGTCTTACAAAAGCAAAACCTCAAAATAATGAGGGTGTTACATATG CAAAGAAAATACACAAAGGGATAAGTGAGGTCCGATGGTCTGACATGAGTTCTAGAgaggtttataatttataccgtGCTATATATGGATTATATCCACTAAGCACAAAATTCAgagacaaacaaataaaactttttcatgCATTTTTGATTGACAAAGATCCTGAATACACAAACAAATCTGTTGGATCTCTAGAATACTGTGAGAATACCAAAGCCATTAGAATATTATGTAAAGACAAaagattcatatattttaaaacgcttAGAATATTAGGGAAAAGAGAAATATCAGCTTTAGATTTTTATAATggctatattaaaaatgttgccttagatataagaaaaattgtgatatgttaa